The following coding sequences lie in one Alosa alosa isolate M-15738 ecotype Scorff River chromosome 21, AALO_Geno_1.1, whole genome shotgun sequence genomic window:
- the stard15 gene encoding START domain-containing protein 10 isoform X1: protein MPVQIPDDTDFASFKEQCENHEGWIARYTKGGVTVWCRDGDDSKGVQKLKMKIVCKDVTAETLYDVLHDTSYRKKWDSNMIDTFDIGRLTVNADVGYYSWRCPSPLKNRDFVTMRSWLPLGNDYLIINYSVKHPQYPPKKDYVRAVSLLTGYLIQSNGPNCCSLYYLTQVDPRGSLPKWVVNRVSQIVAPKAMRKIYKACLKYPEWKRKHNPSLKPWMYPEQNTLPCINVADLTLQRGDSLENIDESGLSEEKAQHHSDDDET, encoded by the exons ATGCCAGTCCAGATTCCGGATGATACCGATTTTGCGTCGTTCAAAGAACAATGTGAAAACCACGAAGGATGGATAGCGCGGTACACCAAAGGTGGCGTGACGGTATGGTGTAGAGACGGCGATGACAGCAAAGGTGTCCAGAAACTCAAG ATGAAAATTGTGTGCAAAGATGTCACAGCAGAAACATTATATGATGTCCTTCATGACACCAGCTACAGAAAGAAGTGGGACTCGAACATGATTGACACCTTTGACATCGGAAGGCTGACGGTTAATGCAGATGTGGGATATTATTCCT GGAGGTGCCCAAGCCCCTTGAAGAACAGAGACTTTGTCACAATGCGGTCATGGCTGCCCTTGGGGAATGACTATTTGATCATCAACTACTCTGTCAAACATCCG CAATATCCGCCAAAGAAGGATTATGTGAGAGCAGTGTCACTCCTCACTGGTTACCTGATCCAATCCAATGGGCCAAACTGCTGCTCCCTCTACTACTTAACACAAGTGGACCCAAGAG GGTCTTTGCCCAAATGGGTGGTCAACCGAGTCTCTCAGATTGTTGCCCCAAAg GCAATGAGGAAGATCTACAAAGCATGCCTGAAGTACCCTGAGTGGAAGCGAAAGCACAACCCCAGCCTGAAGCCGTGGATGTACCCCGAGCAGAACACGCTGCCGTGCATCAACGTGGCCGACCTGACCCTGCAGCGAGGTGACTCCCTGGAGAATATTGACGAGAGCGGCCTCAGCGAGGAGAAGGCCCAACACCACAGCGACGACGACGAGACCTAA
- the stard15 gene encoding START domain-containing protein 10 isoform X2, whose amino-acid sequence MKIVCKDVTAETLYDVLHDTSYRKKWDSNMIDTFDIGRLTVNADVGYYSWRCPSPLKNRDFVTMRSWLPLGNDYLIINYSVKHPQYPPKKDYVRAVSLLTGYLIQSNGPNCCSLYYLTQVDPRGSLPKWVVNRVSQIVAPKAMRKIYKACLKYPEWKRKHNPSLKPWMYPEQNTLPCINVADLTLQRGDSLENIDESGLSEEKAQHHSDDDET is encoded by the exons ATGAAAATTGTGTGCAAAGATGTCACAGCAGAAACATTATATGATGTCCTTCATGACACCAGCTACAGAAAGAAGTGGGACTCGAACATGATTGACACCTTTGACATCGGAAGGCTGACGGTTAATGCAGATGTGGGATATTATTCCT GGAGGTGCCCAAGCCCCTTGAAGAACAGAGACTTTGTCACAATGCGGTCATGGCTGCCCTTGGGGAATGACTATTTGATCATCAACTACTCTGTCAAACATCCG CAATATCCGCCAAAGAAGGATTATGTGAGAGCAGTGTCACTCCTCACTGGTTACCTGATCCAATCCAATGGGCCAAACTGCTGCTCCCTCTACTACTTAACACAAGTGGACCCAAGAG GGTCTTTGCCCAAATGGGTGGTCAACCGAGTCTCTCAGATTGTTGCCCCAAAg GCAATGAGGAAGATCTACAAAGCATGCCTGAAGTACCCTGAGTGGAAGCGAAAGCACAACCCCAGCCTGAAGCCGTGGATGTACCCCGAGCAGAACACGCTGCCGTGCATCAACGTGGCCGACCTGACCCTGCAGCGAGGTGACTCCCTGGAGAATATTGACGAGAGCGGCCTCAGCGAGGAGAAGGCCCAACACCACAGCGACGACGACGAGACCTAA